Proteins encoded in a region of the Photobacterium profundum SS9 genome:
- a CDS encoding reverse transcriptase domain-containing protein, translated as MKSQEGVPQGGPLSPLLANIMLDPLDKELEKRRHKFARYADDLTILVKSQRAGQRVILSISRYLQNRLKLAVNTTKSHVVRTTESKFLGFTFRANRIQWHPKTLLKFKQQVRRLTNRNWGVLMKYQLFKTSQYLRGWINYFGIANCYQRCVELDHWIRRRVRMAYWRQWRKPRTKVKILLNRGVRIQSAVACGITSKGPWRSSKTPGIQQALSNAYLRSQG; from the coding sequence ATGAAGAGTCAAGAAGGCGTTCCTCAAGGAGGCCCATTGTCACCATTATTGGCGAACATCATGCTCGATCCACTCGACAAAGAACTTGAGAAACGAAGACATAAATTTGCCAGATACGCCGATGACTTGACCATTCTGGTGAAAAGTCAGCGTGCGGGCCAACGCGTGATCCTAAGTATCAGTCGCTATTTGCAAAACCGCCTGAAACTCGCGGTGAACACAACCAAAAGTCACGTTGTCAGAACCACTGAAAGCAAATTTCTGGGATTCACATTCCGGGCAAACCGTATTCAATGGCATCCTAAAACACTGCTGAAATTTAAGCAGCAAGTTAGGCGACTGACAAACCGCAATTGGGGAGTATTGATGAAATATCAACTCTTCAAAACCAGCCAATATCTACGAGGTTGGATTAATTATTTTGGTATCGCCAACTGCTATCAACGCTGTGTCGAACTCGATCATTGGATCAGGCGTAGAGTCCGAATGGCTTATTGGCGACAGTGGCGAAAGCCTCGCACTAAAGTAAAAATTCTGTTGAATCGAGGCGTTCGGATTCAATCAGCCGTTGCGTGTGGCATTACCAGTAAAGGCCCATGGCGAAGTTCAAAGACACCGGGAATACAGCAAGCATTATCCAATGCTTACCTAAGATCTCAGGGATAG
- the tnpA gene encoding IS200/IS605-like element ISPpr13 family transposase — MDYRYGSHTVFKIQYHFVFVTKYRYQVLTGDVGLKARELIRQTCHAFEIDILKGVISKDHVHLLVSAPPNMAPSEIMRRIKGRTSAKLFESYPDLKKKYWGRHFWARGYFCVTSGDLTEEMIKEYLDHHFEPKAEDNFRTEG; from the coding sequence ATGGATTATAGATATGGAAGTCATACAGTCTTCAAAATTCAGTACCATTTCGTTTTTGTAACGAAGTATCGTTATCAAGTTTTGACTGGTGATGTTGGCTTGAAAGCTCGAGAGCTAATCAGGCAAACATGTCATGCTTTTGAGATTGATATTTTGAAGGGGGTAATCAGTAAAGATCATGTTCACTTGTTAGTTTCTGCACCACCCAATATGGCACCTAGCGAAATAATGCGAAGGATTAAAGGCCGTACATCGGCTAAGTTGTTCGAGAGTTATCCTGATTTAAAGAAGAAATACTGGGGACGTCATTTTTGGGCTAGAGGCTACTTTTGTGTGACATCTGGTGACCTAACGGAAGAAATGATAAAGGAATACCTTGATCATCACTTTGAGCCCAAGGCTGAAGATAACTTCAGGACAGAAGGCTAA